The nucleotide window CGATGTTGTTTTACATATGTGAACAGTAATTcaattttcggttcggttcaGTTCGGTTTCGTCCCATTTGTAACTTAAAAGTCAAAGCGAGTTTTGACGAGAGAGTCTCTAAATCTATTAGGTCATTTAGGTCTTGAACCAACCAAACAAAACGACGCCGTTTTACATATGTGAACAGTAATTCgattttcggttcggttcggtctcTACCGAGCAGAAACCGAACCGAACATTGTGCGGTTCGgtgctgttttttctttttggtttggttttttctCGGTGCAGTTTTGTTCTGATTTGGTTCGGATTTCAATGCGgcctttttgggtttttggttgcacgagcccccccccccccctaattgTGTATTCTTAATTGTtatgtgacaaaaaaaaaaagtaattatatatacacattGTGACGCAGTTGGAAGTAACGGGGTTTATaagcaataaaccctaaaaagataAATCTGGAGTTAACCAGagaatttgataaaaaaaactctcatttttattaatttgatatgataaaactGATTCTAGTACAAAGCAtaatggtgcttatataggcatccaaaaccctaaatcataatctatcaagaaatcctaaagaatccaaattaaaaaggaaactaaaaacctaaaataaaagaattctaaaataaatgtaaaactagcctaaaaatattaaatcccgaatcgATAATTGAAACGacatattttggcctaaatccgtTAGGGCTCACGAacgtgagtcttgaagatctcatcattcccattctggaaaggtatcatgcgtctcaaacagacattctggccaaatTTTACTTCAATCTGATTCACAATCCAgaacctgacttttcgcacgagaaactcgaaaagtccaaaaccaaattttctttGATATTACcgcggctagtaacctcattatgcgtgaattacctattttccaatcactcttcttgattccatgccgcttctttattttcctAGTTTTCAAGCTAAACCTGGCCCATTCTCGTCCCACATCACATTGGAATGTATTTTATACATACCCcttctttttaaaatttttaaatacgTTTTACCCTCGCTACAACTATAaactcaaaagaaaacaaaaggtaAAAGCTATGGACTGCCATAGATGAGGACGGCAAAGATCATCATCAATTACAGAACTTCCTCTAACCATGCACCATGAATCACAATGTTGGAGAAAAAAATTTCAGACATCACAATGCATGAACAAGGTCGCAAACAATGTATGGGTTTGAGTGAGGCTTCATCTAGCTAGGTAGGAAGGCAAAGCTCCCGCTTTGATTTGAAGCGGAGAGGAAGCATATTCCTTTTCATACTGTTCTTCGAAATTTATCCTTTCTTGATGAAAGGATTAAAGTATTGAATTTATGCACGATTGGTAATATCATTTTCTTCCCATTTTAGCCAAACTAGCTAACTGAACTATAATCATATCAcacaataaattatatatatatatatatatatatatatatgcatgattgaaatttgaattgtCGTATTTGGTTCTTGTTAAAAACTAAAGATAAATGATTTCATGTTTTTTCCCccatgagtaggggaagatcgAAGATGAACATTCACGGAAAAAATGGACAAGAAATTTTATGGGGTGTCTATTTAGAAAATAAGCATGTGTAAATGAAATTGACTTAAAtagattattttattttttctctaataacataaaaaaaaaagaagaaggatttaTTCAGCGCATAGATAtgatttattttcttctttgaaaTGTTGCTATATAGTTTTTGTATTGAAGTCTTGATAATTTGGAGTCGTGGAGATAACAAAAGCAGGATCTCATTAGGTGTGAAAACTATATTATGATTCACATCAAAGAAGACTCATAAAAtcccttctcaaaaaaaaaaaaaagactcataAAATCAATGGAGTTGACAAAATATTAACTCTAAAATTAACTGGGATTGATTACCGATTTGTTAGTCACAATATTAACTCTAACATTCCTGCTTAATGCAATGTTGCCTAATCCTTCTTGGAAGAATTGATTTCTGATTTGTTAGGCACAATATTAACTAAAACATTAACTAGAGCAAGATTAGTTAGGCAGAGTATCACCTCTGATATTCTTGCTTAATGCAATGTTGCCTAACCTTTCTTGGAAGTTCATTTGTAATTCATTTTTCTCCcattagaaaataataataataataataataataataataatagtaagggaaaattttgcaaacagtaaaccaagtaaaggccactaataatttttatacataaagttccaaatcGAGCATTTTGGTACATGAAACTTGAAACCCGACCCACTATCTAGACGCAACGCCAATGACGCCGTTAGTTTCAGTGCCACCTAGCCTAATTTAAGGGGTAATTTGGTCTCTTCGAGTTTTTACTTTGATCACCCggctttttctctcttcctctgggcactcacccttctctctctctctcactcactatGGGCACCCATCTGTCTTCCGTCTTCCCCCTCCCAATCTTGATCACCTCTGCAAGTCTGCAATTCCAaccattaccatcaatcaacaccCTTCAATTCTCAAGCTTCTCCGCCGACACCAAACTTTTTAATCTTTAATCTCTCATCCTCACCTCCCACATCTTCTCTCTATTGGGTTCATCTGTTCAAGATCTCCAACTCCAATCTAGGGTTTTCGTTGCTGTGACATTTGAATTGATGGCTATGGTGAGTGAGGTAGATATGGAGTACGAGAGTGAAGCAGAGGAGGCTTAACtctgttaaaaaataaaataaatatactaGTAACAAAACCCTGCGAATCTTCTTTCCCTCTTGTTCATTGTGTTCTGTATCAAAGGCAAAGCTTTGGCTTCAGGCATGGCTAGCTATCCTAGAAATTCAAAGTAAGTTCCATCGCCTTACTTCTGTGATCTAAGCATTGAACCCAGTCCCTCACATTCAATTGCAGAAACCCAATTTGATCAAGAAATTCGAAATTTGATTTGATATTGCTGTTAGAGAATTCAAGGTTTCAATTACGACCACTGGCGATGCGGAGGCGGGCGGCGGCGAGCGACGATGATGAAGGTGAAAGTGAGGGGAGGAAGAATCGTGGGCAGATCCAACGGCTCCCATTCACTCTGATGAATCGGACgatagaagaagaaattgatgaggataTTCGTCACTTCAGAGCTTCAGAGCTTCTGGAATTGCCCAAGAAGGACAAGCACCacctcttccacaccgtgtaCCGCGTTGGGGATCTCGACCGCACCATCAAGTTTTACACTGAGGCTCTTGGGTTGAAGCTGTTGCGGCAGAGGGACATTCCGGAAGAGAAGTACTCGAATGCTTTCCTCGGATTCAGGCTGGAAGAAACGAACTTTGTAATGGAGCTCACTTTCAATTATGGAGTAATTCCTATGATATTGGGATTGGGTTTGGTCACAAAAGAGCTTGGAGGAAAGATAACAAGAGAGTACGTAAAGGACTGGGAAAATTTCTGGTCGCAGACATGGAGGAAGAGAGGGAGAGTATCAAAGTCAGAAAGAGGTACAAGTACTAAATTACCCTCTGACAAATGAGTAATGACATAAGACTAAACGGTGTCAGTGACGGCATGTCTACAAAGTGGGTCGGGCTCGAGAGTCCGTGTACCAAAATGATTGGTTTGAAACATTATGTAtggaaattattagtggcctttacttagtgtactgtttgcaaaattttccctaaTAATAAAGTAAGCAAAGTATTGAATTAAAACAGAAATCCACTAGAAAATGTGCATTATTCAATTACACCTTATATGAAATTCTATAGCATGGTAAAAGAGAGGAGTATGTAAACATAACGCAATACATGGACAAgttaataaacaaacaaaactatCTTTCTTAGTACTATGATATCAGTTCTAAACTTTGGGATTAATTTTCTCTCACAATTGACACATTACATCCACTTCATCTGCAAGTTTAATTGGGGTAAAGTAGTCACTATAACTAATATTTGGAGGAGGTCGCCTTCGGCTAAAGGGCATTAAAGTTATTCGGTTGCCGACATTCTAGCTTCTTTGGAATTAGGAGTTATACGTTGAAGATGTTGAGTTGTTGCCTTCAGATTCTACGGCTCTATTCACTTGTGACTTCTTTGAAGAACCCATCTTAGTTAGCAGTTAAgctaaaacaaagaagaaatagCTATTAAATAGCTAAAACTGTtaaaaggaaaagcacattatatgccttcgtcaaagaaacagacgaagagggaatcaaggaattgcaatcacatcacaatcagtaattactattattattgtaattgatgttaatcgatatttccattgtaatttcaTTCCTATacaaaggggctatgaaatgaaatgagtagaccaattccaatctcaattttacttttacgcattgtcagcacgctcagagctaataggcaagaagaaaaaactatagttttctagtttctttccgtcggaaaaaaaaaaaccaaaaccctaagaagaaaaagtttttttctttctgcccacaaagaaaaaaaaaatccttcctCGCCTGTTGCAGCAGCCTGCATCCCAGCCTTGCCGCCTGCAATACACGGGCCTGCAACACATCATCGGCCTTCAGCCTCCAGTAGCCTCACTGCCTAACCCCATCACCGAGCCCAGCGGCATCCCATCTCAGCACAGCCGTGCCTAGTCCCaaccccctccccccccccccggcaCGGCCCCAACCCTGCCTGCGGCAGCCCGCGCACCCGCTCAACCTTGCAGATCCCAGTAGCCCTGCATCAACCCTTAGGGCCGGTCCTGAAGTCGTGGAGGCCCAGAGCAAAAATCTAAATGAGGCCTTACTAAttccaacataaaaaaatatgtTATAAGAACTTGGTCAAATTATAATAGATAGGAAAATTAGccgaaaaagaaatgaaaagacatGAGAATGTAAAagggaaaagcaaaaaaatgaaaaaaaaacataaataaaagagagattACTATAGATCGAACACAGGTCATGAGTGGAaaatggacagtgacttggccaactGGACTACTTCGCGTTTCATTAAAttgtttgacatttttttttaatatatgttATGTACACATATTCTGAGATCTGAGGTCTCCCGATATTGGAGGCCTAGTGCGGCCGCACCACTTGCACTACCTCAGGGGCGCCCCTGTCAACCCTCCTCCCTGCCAGCCCAGCCTGGTACGCCTGCGCAGCCTCCAGCCCAACGTCTGCAACAGCGCTGCTTCCTTGTGCACACCCCGCCTCCACCGGCTGCAGATCCCACCCGCGCCTGCCCTTCACCGGTAGCCTGCCCACCTCGCTACACCTCGAATCTTACCAACCACCATCTGTAtttcagaaagaagaaaagcaaaagGAGGAAGAcaggggggaaaaaaaaacaagagaaaaaacGTGACCtgggccaaaagaaaaaagcaggCCTCtgctatccaaaaaaaaaaaaggccctgcggcccagacaAGAAAAAAGCAGGCCTCTGCGGCccagaacacaaaaaaaaaaaaaaaaaggctacaGCCCTgagagaaaagcaaagaaaaaaaaaacaacaaggcTTTGTGGCCCTGCAAGAGGAAGcagcccagtttttctcaaacTCAAAAATATCCCTACGcatgcctgcatcaacacacgcatgcgctaggattgttttattttctccaaaccaagtatgttctcttttatttctttaatttcatactatggtatatttaattgtttataattagaacttttgagcatgtttaattagataatattgatttttttttttaagcatgccttgttatttatgttttatataattatctttaagcatgattatatattttattgtttattgtttattatgaaattttgagcatgtttttattttatttacactTATTTAAATTATGCctacgcatgctttgtattatgctattgtttacattttattttagacatgatatattattgctattattatgtgtagtatataatttgttatatatttgtgaaatttgagcatgccatgcaatttatttttatctatgctatgtttaaatgtgctatggttatttttagaatgcaacatatacaatccgctttgccatgataatgaaaattcatgcacattatacacacacacacttactgtgataaagtattttcacatagcattgaaaaaaatgtgaccattacgaatcttggtcttgaaatctaattcatatgtttggaaaataatttacgtggatgtctttatgactgcgtaatttatttcttccctcttgtttatgtagatggctgatccaactcgacctgaatttgacattttggactcagaaggacttgagtaccaccgttgggtttccgatgtagaaactgcgtttgtggcaaaagactacactgccaccatcaaaactctcACTGactcttccctcttgtttatgtagatggctgatccaactcgacctgaatttgacattttggactcagaaggacttgagtaccaccgttgggtttccgatgtagaaactgtgtttgtggcaaaagactacactgccaccatcaaaactctcactgaccccaaagacgatggaccgtctgacaaggggaaagcaaatgccttaatgttcctgaggcgacatattgatcctagcctacgctgggagtaccttcagttgaagacacccaaagaactgtgggatgcccttattaagggacgttttgggaacattcatgacaccttgctcccagaactgaccgttcaatggaatgaaatccgcttgcttgactacaaaagggtcaatgacttcaacaaggatatgttgcgcctaaaggcacgtctaaatttatgtggaaaggaactcataGAAggtgatatgatccagaagactctttccatttttcctacttcagcaattatactagcgaaccagtataggttggagtatgacaacaaaagaatcacaaccttcaataagctgatcaccctactgcaagtggctgagaggcataatgaggttctcttgaacaacaatgccaggcccactgggacaaagaaaaatCCCGAgactaattatggaaaaatgaaagggggaaagaactccaatgcaaaggggtttagacgtgctgatccctacccacgtggcaacaacgCACCAtgtggcaagggacatgggggtagtggtatgggccgtggaggccttCCCAATGTATGgagcagagatggtggtgctggccctagtggtcatggaaacaaggtgcaaagggaaCCTAAGAACCATTCAGCCAAACAGGatagagttgacaatgaaccatgctataggtgtggagtcattgggcattggtacaagaactgccaagccagcaacatagttgcagccacttacaagaggtatagggagtctaaagaacaagaggctcactatatggaagaagaaggtcatgacccagatgtcaacctcactactgcagactccaatggcaacaaggaacttgctccgTCAAGGGATGCTTCAGACTTTgattgatctgctttatttattttccaaagacagatgtgaaggcataatgcctcatttttttaattagacttacttggtcttaaagtttatttcaataatggtttgatgaattagatttctgaacaagaccttgatttgattatcgttggcttattaataaattttgaattttattctgaagcactaaatttattcaaatttatttactatacacatgTTTagatggttcgaaatagcattataaagatgtaaagcaatacatccagaaaaagaaaaaattatttgaatgaaaaaattatcattctacataaaatagaaatactctaaagaatatgagatatatttaatgtcacagacgctctgtatgcaccaagagctaatcgaaccttgttaagtttcaaagatattcgtgccaacggttatcatgtaaaaacacactgtgagaatggaactgaatacctttatattacctctaatcaatgtggaaggaaactcattttagagaaacttatgagtcaatccagtggactgtacctcactacgattcagataattgaatcctatgctgtcaccaacaatgaaatgtgggacactgactcttacaggctttggcacgaccgccTAGGCaaccccggtcgtgacatgatgaccGCCTAGGCAaccctggtcgtgacatgatgatccatattttaaagaactcatatggacatccattctttcgagtgaaaaataaaatgggagaaaaatctaacacactgcaaggtgtcattgccttctgaagtactgctcaaatgcagtcattgccttctgaagtaccagaaacaCTACCTCCATCCCATTATGCCtaattgactatttcaaaggcacatcactcgttttgcaaagcctgctctttagcaaaaataagatcgagaccttcctatgctaaagacacaaaacaaaacattccattcttacaaaggatataaggagatatttgtggacctatccatccagaatgcggaccattcaagtactttatggttcttgCGGATGCTtcgacatgctggtcacatgtctttttattgtccacaagaaatgttgcATTTATGAAAcacctagcacagattatacgtttaagggctcaccaccctgatcaccctatcaagtctataaggcttgataacgctagagagtttacatcaaaagcatttgaggtttattgcatgtctatcgggattgatgtagagcattcTATACCCCATgtacatacacaaaatggtctcgcagaaccCACCAGCTGCAGATGGTGGCTatggcattggttatgcgcaccaacctcctatatctgcatggggttatgcaatattgcatgcagctttacttattcgtttcagacccactgctagccaaccattttctgcgttcCAGTTGGTAACTgaatatgagcctgacatttcacacttgcgcatatttggttgcgcagtatatatGCCTATTGTGCCCCCACAGCGCAAAAAAAttggtcctcagagacgattaagtatttatgttggatacgaatccccaagaATTATtcgctacttggaacccttgacaggcaatctctttaccgctagatttgcggattatcactttgatgagacagtcttccagtcgttagggggagataggaaaacgGATTTTCCAAGGtgacgacaggaattgtcgtggtttatccccactctatctcattttcatccccgcacttcacaatgtgaaagtgaagtgaaaagaataatcgatcttcagaacgtagtagATTTGATGCCTGATaagtttactgatatcgcaaaagggacgagatcacatataccagttgCAACGTGACtgtaaggttagaagtccccaacaaatTAAGGGTATAGCgccgcagatagaggcgctGCAACCatacttagtggaggtgtggttgaggccgtggctccccaaaggaagaaggggaggccacttggttcaattgacactcacccaaggaagaagagggtgagtaaggcacaaaccgatcaaTTAATCATCAATATAGAGAAtctctctcatgagattgtctcttattatagttatgtccatgaatcaatactggaggatgctccgatgtttgaaatgattttagagaacaaaaaaatctcaatggattatgagagtgcgtatgactTGATAGAAATATCTTCCacacacattgatgatgtatttgcatacactgttgctcaagaaatcatagagcacgatgatatcgaaccacgctctgttgcagaatgtcgacaaagagcagattagcctaaatggaaagaagcaatccaggcagaactagattctctggcaaagaCACAGGTATTTGGcctggtagtgctaaccccaccaagtgtaaagcctgtaggacataactgggtctttgtcagaaagcgtaatgagaagaatgaagtcctgaggtacaaggctcgccttgtggtgcaaggtttctcacaacgccctggaattgattacgaggagacatacttttctcgtaatggatgttataacgttccgctacttagttagcttggtagtttccgaaggactggaaatgcagctcatggatgtggttactgtatatctctatggggatcttgaatcatatatatatatatatatatatatatatatatatatatatatgaaagtgcctgatggccttacattacccaagtcaagtgactctaaaccacggagtgcatttgcaattaggttgaaacgctcactttacggattgaaacaatctgggcgGATGTGCTAGacctgtctaagtgactacttgtttgggaagggatatataagaacgatgaattgtgcccctacgtattcataaagaaaacaagtttcggatttgcaattgtatctgtatatgtcgatgatatgaacataataagtactcttgatgaaataagagaaaccgcgagctacttgaaatctgaattttagatgaaggatcttgggaaaactcgattctgtctaggccttgaactaaaacaccgagtttgtggaatactaatccaccagtctgcgtatgtccaaaagatgcttaagcgatttaacatggacaaagcacatcctgctagcactcccatgatcggttgaagcttggatgcaaggacagatccatttcgtccaaatgaagacgacgaagaggtgttgggagctgaaattccctatctaagtgcaataggcgcattattgtacttagcccaatgtactcgaccagacattgcattctcagtgaacttgttagctagatttagctcagcgccaacgcagcatcactggaatggtatcaagagcaTTTTCCAATACCTAAAagaaaccattgacttgggactgttctttccctacagagagacaagagggaccgcagatggaactgcaatccttaGAGGAAATGTTGATGACGAAAacaccactcactacactaaaaagccaaatgacgttttggtcggttttgctaatgttgggtacctctctgacccacaaaaaggtcgttcccaaactggttatgtatttaccattgggaacacagcgatatcttggagatcaaccaagcaaacccttgtggctacctcctcgaaccactcagagatcattgctctacatgaggacgttcatgagtgtatatggttaagagctatcattacacatattagagggactagtggtttgagtttctacgactgaagaacctacttgcatttatgaaggtAATGCAGCTTACATcgaacaaatgaagctaggatataacaagggtgataatacaaaacacatatcgccaaagtttttctataatcaacaacaacaagccCTCCTCaaaattcaagtgaatcaagtaaggtctgaggagaatgtggcagatttgttcaccaaatcattgcctaaggccatatttgagaaacatgtgaaaagcgtaggaatgtgaagactttccaagctcccttgattaatgtaagaaTCAAGGGGAGGtatagacgtcagggggagtctaacacacacatgtcatcctcaaatgtaaaagatgcgttgtgctcttttccttcgaccaaggtgtattgtTTGTCcaacagggtttttattgttacttggccaggtttttagtgaggcaacaacgcatgcaccattttgtctttgacttggcacaagggggagtgttaaaggaaaaccacattatgtgccttcattaaagaaacagacgaagagggaatcaaggaattgcaatcacatcacaattagtatttactatcattattgtaattgatgttaatcgatatttccattgtaattccatccctatataaaggggctatgaaatgaaatgagtagaccaattccaatctcaattttacttttacaaaaacAATGAACTTCTGAAAAAATGGACAAGAAATTTTATGGGTATCTATTTAGAAAATATGCATGTGTAAATAAAATTGACttaaatagattttttttttctctaataacataaaaaaaagaaaaagga belongs to Rosa chinensis cultivar Old Blush chromosome 4, RchiOBHm-V2, whole genome shotgun sequence and includes:
- the LOC112199218 gene encoding lactoylglutathione lyase GLX1, translated to MRRRAAASDDDEGESEGRKNRGQIQRLPFTLMNRTIEEEIDEDIRHFRASELLELPKKDKHHLFHTVYRVGDLDRTIKFYTEALGLKLLRQRDIPEEKYSNAFLGFRLEETNFVMELTFNYGVIPMILGLGLVTKELGGKITREYVKDWENFWSQTWRKRGRVSKSERGTSTKLPSDK